The proteins below come from a single Bacteroidales bacterium WCE2004 genomic window:
- a CDS encoding Aryl-phospho-beta-D-glucosidase BglC, GH1 family has protein sequence MRKISLSAIALVASALILTTSCSAGNGWVKVKGNKFVDPQGQEIIFRGLCFSDPVKLVRDGQWNERYFAAAADWGANIVRFAVHPTNLNAMGWEETFTAMDQGIEWAKQHGMYVIMDWHTIGNLKDERYTSPMYNTTKEETFKFWRTVAQRYKDEPTVALYELYNEPTVTGPGMGSCSWTEWKELQEQIIDTVRTYNPNALCLCAGFNWAYDLTPVAQEPIARENVAYVSHPYPMKRSEPWEEQWEQDFGFVADTYPVICTEIGFCLADEPGAHIPVMSTDVYGEHITKYFEQKGISFTVWCFDVNWSPMLISDWDFTPTTQGRFFKAYLQSQAK, from the coding sequence ATGCGTAAAATTAGCCTTTCTGCCATCGCCCTCGTGGCGTCCGCCCTCATTCTGACCACATCCTGTTCGGCCGGCAACGGCTGGGTCAAAGTCAAAGGAAACAAATTCGTCGACCCGCAGGGCCAGGAAATCATTTTCCGCGGCCTCTGCTTCTCGGACCCGGTCAAGCTGGTCCGGGACGGGCAGTGGAACGAACGCTATTTCGCGGCTGCGGCCGACTGGGGCGCCAACATCGTGCGCTTCGCCGTCCATCCGACCAACCTCAATGCCATGGGCTGGGAGGAGACCTTCACGGCCATGGACCAGGGCATCGAGTGGGCCAAGCAGCACGGGATGTACGTCATCATGGACTGGCACACGATCGGCAACCTCAAGGACGAGCGCTACACCTCTCCGATGTACAATACCACCAAGGAGGAGACCTTCAAGTTCTGGCGCACCGTCGCGCAGCGCTACAAGGACGAGCCGACGGTCGCGCTCTACGAGCTGTACAACGAACCGACGGTGACGGGCCCGGGGATGGGGTCCTGCAGCTGGACCGAATGGAAGGAGCTGCAGGAGCAGATCATCGACACGGTCCGCACCTACAATCCCAACGCGCTCTGCCTGTGCGCCGGCTTCAACTGGGCCTATGACCTCACGCCGGTGGCGCAGGAGCCCATCGCCCGCGAGAACGTGGCCTATGTGTCGCATCCGTACCCGATGAAGCGCTCCGAGCCGTGGGAGGAGCAGTGGGAGCAGGATTTCGGCTTCGTGGCCGACACCTACCCGGTCATCTGCACGGAGATCGGATTCTGCCTTGCGGACGAGCCGGGGGCCCATATCCCCGTGATGTCCACCGACGTCTACGGCGAGCATATCACCAAATACTTCGAGCAGAAGGGAATTTCCTTCACCGTGTGGTGCTTCGACGTCAACTGGTCCCCGATGCTCATCAGCGACTGGGACTTCACGCCCACCACGCAGGGCCGCTTCTTCAAGGCCTACCTGCAAAGCCAGGCGAAGTAG